A window of the Isosphaera pallida ATCC 43644 genome harbors these coding sequences:
- a CDS encoding WD40 repeat domain-containing serine/threonine protein kinase yields MLPTASPHGMDHDDRLEPGPASPRHGSGEWTASAVKDEFDRAAAGLIESNHPIDPGRVVIGQVLFEKYLIVRKLGQGGMGLVWMVKHLELDTFRALKMILDGIATDQEMRHRFRREAKVMAAFSHPHSVTVHDAGLGPNYGYLEMEYVRGTSIDRLLAPGVPMPMVWIAKVIEQLCDVLSAAHRMRIIHRDLKPANLMLLADRPVGSEFLKVLDFGLAKILADAELDLTRNGFVGTVSYASPEQAMGDAVDERTDLYSTGVLLYEFLCGHRPFEGSTIQQFEDVLRNMPPPPSVRNPNAGIAPCWDAFTLRCLSKDPARRPRTAAEFWEEFKETRNLAESGRRYKPLPAAIRNAHAGDSALDSPKGSPSPAPSNPAPPPQPPPAASVPNPLPPTPAPHAPPPVASPPLTPAAGKTNRVSAADRVPTQSLLMKGKTSPAIKPMETLNLSANPGPGVVARRAACEWLEADAQEAHLPANCQHNLAIRGGLAWASWTPHLDHLLFLTHAGDLVTLRIAERRTLHRLKLEGPLDLKRPGLAISADGRRLFRGVDNAVIGIDLSSGVEIVRLETPGQRPRLIVLDEPSNRLMAAGHLLWCWDLTSLRPIITGGSLGGEVRSLAFHDDHRAAVSLSAEGATQLWDLQGGWPIETAEISGATTLSPLKTVGWAAVGSFQGQIQMWDLIGRCPVPQPLGDHLSWISALATSPDGRFVAAGSRTGSLAIWDVARPGTAVHHREAHTGEVRAIEWTNDQSRLLTVGGDDRIRIWTLPPALGRHNPAPVVGSSPYVGGSPRPLTQPHPPPNPLDALKRSTKRMTLWNRLFNRS; encoded by the coding sequence ATGTTGCCCACGGCGTCCCCCCACGGCATGGACCATGACGATCGGCTTGAACCCGGCCCAGCCTCCCCTCGCCACGGTTCCGGGGAATGGACCGCCTCGGCCGTGAAGGACGAATTCGACCGCGCCGCAGCCGGCCTGATCGAGTCCAATCATCCTATCGACCCGGGGCGAGTGGTGATCGGCCAGGTTCTCTTTGAGAAATATTTGATTGTTCGAAAGCTGGGCCAGGGCGGGATGGGTCTGGTCTGGATGGTCAAACACCTGGAACTGGACACCTTCCGCGCGCTCAAAATGATCCTGGACGGCATCGCCACCGACCAGGAGATGCGACACCGGTTTCGCCGCGAAGCCAAGGTGATGGCCGCCTTCAGCCATCCCCACTCAGTCACCGTGCATGATGCGGGTCTCGGTCCCAACTACGGCTATCTTGAGATGGAATACGTCCGTGGGACCAGCATCGATCGTCTATTGGCCCCCGGCGTGCCCATGCCGATGGTCTGGATCGCCAAGGTGATCGAACAACTTTGCGACGTGTTAAGCGCCGCGCATCGGATGAGGATCATCCACCGCGACCTCAAACCAGCCAACCTTATGCTGCTGGCCGATCGCCCGGTCGGTTCCGAATTCCTCAAAGTGCTGGATTTCGGCTTGGCCAAAATCTTGGCCGACGCCGAGCTCGACCTGACCCGCAACGGCTTCGTCGGCACCGTCTCCTACGCCAGCCCAGAGCAAGCCATGGGCGACGCGGTGGACGAGCGAACCGATTTGTACTCCACCGGCGTGCTGCTTTACGAGTTCCTCTGCGGCCATCGACCCTTTGAGGGATCAACGATCCAGCAGTTCGAGGATGTGCTGCGGAACATGCCACCGCCGCCCTCGGTACGCAACCCCAACGCGGGGATCGCTCCCTGCTGGGACGCCTTCACGCTGCGTTGCCTTTCCAAAGATCCTGCGCGGCGACCTCGCACTGCGGCCGAGTTCTGGGAAGAGTTCAAAGAGACACGCAACCTCGCCGAGTCGGGACGGCGCTACAAGCCTCTCCCCGCCGCGATCCGAAACGCCCACGCGGGAGACTCCGCCCTGGACTCCCCAAAAGGTTCACCCTCCCCGGCACCCAGCAACCCGGCACCGCCCCCCCAACCTCCCCCGGCGGCCTCGGTCCCCAATCCGCTCCCACCAACACCGGCCCCTCACGCCCCTCCGCCGGTTGCCTCGCCGCCGCTGACTCCGGCAGCTGGGAAGACCAACCGCGTGTCCGCAGCGGATCGCGTTCCGACTCAAAGCCTGTTGATGAAGGGCAAGACCAGTCCCGCGATCAAGCCGATGGAGACGCTGAATCTCTCGGCCAACCCCGGCCCAGGCGTGGTGGCGCGACGGGCCGCCTGCGAGTGGCTGGAGGCCGACGCCCAGGAAGCCCATCTGCCGGCCAATTGCCAACACAATCTGGCGATCCGAGGCGGCCTAGCCTGGGCCAGTTGGACCCCTCATCTGGACCACCTGCTGTTCTTGACCCACGCCGGCGACCTCGTCACCTTGCGAATCGCCGAGCGACGTACCCTCCACCGCCTCAAACTCGAAGGACCGCTCGACCTCAAGCGGCCCGGCCTGGCGATCTCCGCCGACGGCCGCCGCCTGTTCCGAGGCGTGGACAACGCCGTGATCGGCATCGACCTGTCCTCCGGCGTCGAAATCGTCCGGCTCGAAACCCCCGGCCAACGTCCCCGCTTGATCGTGTTGGACGAACCATCAAATCGCCTCATGGCGGCCGGTCATCTGTTGTGGTGTTGGGATTTGACAAGTCTACGACCGATCATTACCGGCGGATCCCTCGGCGGCGAGGTCCGCTCTCTGGCGTTTCACGACGACCATCGCGCGGCGGTCAGCTTGTCGGCGGAAGGAGCCACCCAGCTTTGGGACCTTCAAGGCGGTTGGCCCATCGAGACCGCTGAAATCTCGGGCGCGACGACTCTCAGCCCGTTGAAAACGGTGGGCTGGGCAGCGGTGGGCAGTTTCCAGGGTCAAATCCAAATGTGGGATTTGATTGGACGTTGTCCCGTCCCGCAACCCCTGGGAGATCATCTCAGCTGGATCTCCGCATTAGCCACTTCGCCCGATGGCCGCTTCGTGGCCGCCGGGTCGCGCACCGGAAGCCTAGCGATCTGGGATGTCGCCCGACCCGGCACCGCTGTGCATCACCGCGAGGCCCACACCGGCGAGGTGCGCGCAATTGAGTGGACCAACGACCAAAGCCGCCTTTTGACCGTTGGCGGTGACGATCGGATTCGAATCTGGACCTTGCCTCCGGCTCTGGGTCGGCACAACCCGGCCCCCGTTGTGGGATCATCCCCCTATGTCGGCGGATCGCCCCGACCTCTCACCCAACCGCACCCCCCCCCCAATCCCCTCGACGCGCTGAAGCGATCGACCAAACGCATGACACTTTGGAATCGGTTGTTCAACCGTTCCTGA
- a CDS encoding DegT/DnrJ/EryC1/StrS family aminotransferase: MKPTATHDRSPSQSLPLLSHPPTDFPPQSVPALDLKAQYQSIKDEIEQVVREVIESQLFVMGPQVSALESELAAFCGVAHAIGCASGTDALLLPLMAWGIGPGDEVITTPYSFFATAGSIWRLGARPVFVDIDPVTYNLRPEAIEAAITPRTKVILPVHLYGQAADMDPIMDLARRHNLLVLEDAAQAIAAEYKDRKVGTLGHVAAFSFYPSKNLGGFGDGGIMTTNDPDLARRLARLRVHGMEPRYHHHEVGINSRLDALQAAVLRVKLRYLNHWTLARRRVAARYHELFHAAKLTQAVGVPLEVEGMHHVYNQYVIRVSASIRDDLRAFLTERKIGTEIYYPIPLHLQKCFATLGHQVGEFPEAEAAARQTLALPMYPELTEQAQCYVVESIAEFLRSCPSANLQVHPGHTGTSGPHRPQGQGVAAPVTLRIRTNPVASS; the protein is encoded by the coding sequence ATGAAGCCTACGGCGACCCACGATCGCTCCCCGTCCCAGTCCCTTCCTCTTCTCTCCCATCCTCCCACCGACTTCCCGCCCCAGTCGGTCCCGGCGCTGGATCTCAAAGCCCAGTATCAATCCATCAAGGACGAGATCGAGCAGGTCGTCCGCGAGGTCATTGAGTCCCAACTCTTTGTCATGGGTCCGCAGGTCTCGGCCCTGGAATCCGAACTTGCCGCATTCTGTGGCGTGGCGCACGCGATTGGTTGCGCGTCCGGCACCGATGCGCTGCTGCTGCCCCTGATGGCCTGGGGAATCGGTCCTGGCGACGAAGTGATCACCACACCCTACTCGTTTTTCGCCACAGCGGGTTCGATCTGGCGTCTGGGCGCGCGTCCGGTGTTCGTGGACATCGACCCAGTCACCTACAACCTGCGTCCCGAGGCGATCGAAGCGGCGATCACTCCGCGCACCAAGGTGATTCTGCCGGTCCACCTCTATGGTCAAGCGGCCGATATGGACCCGATCATGGATCTAGCCCGCCGTCACAACCTTCTGGTGCTGGAGGACGCCGCCCAAGCAATCGCCGCCGAATATAAGGACCGCAAGGTCGGCACCCTGGGCCACGTGGCCGCGTTTAGCTTCTATCCCTCGAAAAACCTGGGTGGCTTCGGCGACGGTGGCATCATGACCACCAACGACCCCGACTTGGCCCGACGGCTGGCCCGCCTGCGGGTCCACGGTATGGAACCGCGCTACCACCACCACGAGGTCGGCATCAACTCCCGGCTCGACGCTCTTCAAGCCGCGGTTCTGCGAGTCAAACTGCGTTACCTCAATCACTGGACCTTGGCCCGCCGACGAGTCGCGGCCCGCTACCACGAGTTGTTCCACGCTGCCAAACTGACCCAAGCGGTGGGGGTGCCTCTCGAAGTCGAGGGAATGCATCATGTCTACAACCAGTATGTGATCCGGGTCTCGGCTTCGATTCGGGACGATCTGCGCGCCTTCCTGACCGAACGAAAGATCGGCACCGAGATTTATTATCCCATTCCGCTTCATTTGCAAAAATGTTTCGCCACGCTAGGCCATCAAGTCGGTGAGTTCCCCGAGGCGGAAGCCGCCGCGCGTCAGACCCTGGCGTTGCCGATGTACCCAGAATTGACCGAACAGGCCCAATGCTACGTCGTCGAGTCGATCGCCGAATTCCTCCGCTCCTGTCCCTCGGCCAACCTTCAGGTTCACCCCGGCCACACCGGAACCAGCGGACCGCATCGGCCTCAAGGCCAGGGGGTTGCCGCTCCAGTGACGCTGAGGATCCGCACCAACCCCGTCGCGTCCTCATGA
- a CDS encoding A/G-specific adenine glycosylase, translating to MERSSEESDPVARRKDGSATTPDDPAAAPDLDPSWVEAVRRRLIAWYDHHHRPLPWRETRDPYRILVSETMLVQTTVAAAIPFYHRFLERFPTIDALAAASEADVLKVWEGLGYYRRARLLHQAARVVVERHGGTVPSDPHTLAELPGVGRYIAGAVRSFAFDQPAPIVEANTQRLLARWLAIQTNLKTKPTQDRLWRAAERLVPPDQPGRFNQAFMELGALICKPTQPDCPLCPVTELCQARTLGLEERLPILSAKPTLLEGRELAVIVTLTHGGDANAPPQPQSILLVQRGSQGLWAGFWEPPILHLDGANPAERPTVGPQPTSDDLAKALNALVGLPLVFSEISPSARVSSSSPLVTPSAWEDRNDAPFQLQANSPPSREPRPRRTRRSPADRSSIRYVVTKHRMTLEARQARVASPTASPPAANVSTATPEPRVARSGNLVEARFVTRDHLAALALTGPARSILSPWLAAVR from the coding sequence ATGGAGCGGTCTTCTGAGGAGTCCGACCCTGTGGCCCGACGCAAAGACGGTTCCGCCACCACGCCCGACGATCCCGCCGCTGCCCCCGACCTCGATCCATCCTGGGTCGAGGCGGTGCGGCGACGCCTGATCGCCTGGTACGATCATCACCATCGTCCACTCCCCTGGCGCGAGACCCGCGACCCCTACCGCATCCTCGTCTCCGAGACCATGCTGGTCCAAACCACCGTCGCGGCGGCGATTCCGTTTTACCACCGGTTTCTGGAACGGTTTCCGACCATCGACGCCCTGGCCGCCGCCTCCGAGGCCGACGTCCTCAAAGTTTGGGAAGGGCTGGGCTACTACCGCCGCGCCCGTTTGCTTCATCAAGCCGCTCGGGTCGTGGTCGAACGTCACGGCGGAACGGTTCCAAGCGATCCCCACACCCTAGCCGAATTGCCTGGCGTGGGCCGCTACATCGCCGGAGCCGTGCGTTCCTTCGCCTTCGACCAACCCGCTCCGATCGTCGAAGCCAACACCCAACGCCTGCTGGCGCGGTGGTTGGCGATTCAGACCAACCTCAAGACCAAACCCACCCAAGACCGCCTCTGGAGGGCCGCCGAACGTTTGGTGCCACCCGACCAACCGGGACGATTCAATCAGGCGTTCATGGAACTCGGTGCCCTGATCTGCAAACCGACCCAACCCGACTGCCCGCTTTGCCCTGTGACCGAACTCTGCCAGGCCCGAACGCTTGGCCTGGAAGAGCGTTTGCCAATCCTCTCGGCGAAACCGACCCTGCTGGAAGGTCGGGAATTGGCGGTGATCGTCACGCTCACCCACGGCGGCGACGCGAACGCCCCGCCCCAGCCCCAATCCATCCTGCTCGTTCAACGCGGCTCCCAGGGTCTCTGGGCCGGCTTTTGGGAACCCCCCATCCTCCACCTCGACGGAGCCAACCCCGCCGAACGCCCCACAGTCGGTCCCCAACCCACGTCCGACGATCTCGCCAAGGCTCTCAACGCGCTGGTTGGCCTCCCGTTGGTTTTCTCCGAAATCTCCCCCTCAGCGCGCGTTTCCTCCTCATCTCCGCTTGTAACCCCTTCGGCCTGGGAGGATCGCAACGACGCCCCGTTTCAGCTTCAGGCCAACTCACCACCTTCTCGGGAACCCCGGCCACGACGAACCCGCCGAAGCCCGGCGGATCGCTCTTCCATTCGATATGTGGTCACCAAACACCGAATGACCTTGGAAGCCCGTCAAGCTCGGGTTGCATCTCCTACAGCGAGCCCCCCCGCCGCTAACGTCTCGACCGCCACGCCCGAACCCCGCGTCGCTCGTTCAGGAAATCTGGTCGAGGCGCGGTTCGTGACGCGGGATCACCTCGCCGCGTTGGCGCTGACTGGTCCCGCGCGGTCGATTTTGTCGCCTTGGCTCGCCGCGGTGCGCTGA
- the ndk gene encoding nucleoside-diphosphate kinase, giving the protein MQRTLFICKPDCVQRRLVGEVIRRFESKGLRLVALKLMTVSRALAEKHYAEHAGKPFFEGLIQFITATPVVVGVLEGNEAISVLRGLMGPTNGAAAPPGTIRGDFGLSRQNNLIHGSDSAESAAREIALWFTPTELLDYQLADEHYVSGGE; this is encoded by the coding sequence ATGCAACGAACTCTGTTCATCTGCAAGCCGGATTGTGTACAACGACGATTGGTTGGCGAGGTGATCCGCCGTTTCGAGTCCAAGGGGCTGCGTTTGGTGGCTTTGAAACTCATGACGGTGTCCCGCGCATTGGCCGAGAAGCACTACGCCGAACACGCCGGCAAACCGTTCTTCGAGGGTCTGATCCAATTCATCACCGCAACCCCAGTGGTCGTGGGCGTGCTAGAGGGCAACGAGGCGATCAGCGTGTTGCGCGGGCTGATGGGCCCAACCAACGGCGCGGCCGCGCCTCCCGGTACCATCCGGGGCGACTTCGGCCTGTCCCGCCAAAACAACCTGATCCACGGTTCCGACTCCGCCGAATCCGCCGCCCGCGAAATCGCGCTTTGGTTCACCCCCACCGAACTGCTCGATTACCAACTCGCCGACGAGCATTACGTCTCCGGCGGTGAGTGA
- a CDS encoding DUF1570 domain-containing protein has product MTTARFGSPRRPLQPAGFPKCADSPRGLRLVVSGLTRGLILVFLMVAFLAVASSHGPTPRVHAQALVKPAPVVAVKPEPQRIQIRLPNGELVVSRLHGRRDNEIAVVLPDGRIGFVDGLTTTEQPFEPDSKEKVRNSLLARPEYARFKSKITDHYVLIYDGSERFAEQSGRLLESLYAGLLKTFRDWGLEVHEAEFPLVAIIHAREEDFRARRDVAPEVQAYYEILSNHIVFYETSVNQASNPEIYAMRQAQTVAHEGAHQILQNLGVQPRLAPWPIWMIEGMAEFCAPTGTKRNSEWAGLGKVNPFHMATIAELNDPANFQVRNVDLRLKSLDHDPNLTWIENIVRKTELNPTEYALAWALTHALVTRKRADFVAYLRELAQFEPLTTKTPDDHWADFTRHFLKPRPEPARLVKEVYLHLARQKYDPIPFFAVSIEHPLPGGRIRRAGLITQSPSMIRQRIAEVSLAFGGQVSYRITRWASRREATFALDRMMLGQ; this is encoded by the coding sequence ATGACGACCGCTCGGTTCGGCTCGCCTCGACGCCCACTCCAGCCCGCCGGGTTTCCCAAATGTGCGGATTCGCCGCGTGGCCTTCGTCTTGTGGTCTCTGGCTTGACTCGCGGGTTGATCCTGGTCTTCCTGATGGTTGCCTTCCTGGCGGTTGCCTCGTCCCACGGCCCTACCCCGCGCGTCCACGCTCAGGCGCTCGTCAAACCCGCGCCGGTTGTCGCGGTCAAACCGGAACCCCAACGGATCCAGATTCGCTTGCCCAACGGCGAACTCGTGGTCTCAAGGCTCCACGGCCGCCGTGACAATGAAATCGCCGTTGTGTTGCCCGATGGACGGATCGGCTTCGTGGACGGACTGACCACCACCGAGCAACCCTTCGAACCCGACTCCAAAGAGAAAGTTCGCAACAGCCTGCTGGCCCGTCCTGAGTACGCCCGGTTCAAGTCCAAAATCACCGACCATTATGTGCTGATCTACGATGGTTCCGAACGGTTTGCTGAGCAGAGCGGACGGTTATTGGAATCATTGTACGCTGGGCTGTTGAAGACCTTCCGCGATTGGGGTCTGGAGGTCCACGAGGCAGAATTCCCCCTGGTGGCGATCATTCACGCCCGTGAGGAGGACTTCCGCGCCCGCCGCGATGTCGCTCCTGAGGTGCAGGCGTATTACGAAATCCTCTCCAACCACATCGTGTTTTACGAAACCTCGGTCAATCAGGCGTCCAACCCTGAGATCTACGCGATGCGTCAGGCTCAAACCGTGGCGCACGAGGGAGCGCATCAGATTCTTCAAAATCTAGGGGTCCAGCCCCGTTTGGCTCCGTGGCCGATCTGGATGATCGAGGGAATGGCCGAGTTTTGCGCCCCTACCGGCACCAAGAGGAACTCCGAGTGGGCCGGTCTAGGCAAGGTCAACCCATTCCATATGGCGACCATCGCTGAACTCAACGACCCCGCCAATTTTCAAGTTCGCAACGTGGACCTTCGGCTCAAAAGCCTGGATCACGACCCCAACCTGACCTGGATCGAGAACATCGTCCGTAAGACCGAACTCAACCCGACCGAATACGCCCTCGCTTGGGCGCTGACCCACGCGTTAGTCACCCGCAAGCGGGCTGACTTCGTTGCCTACCTTAGGGAACTCGCCCAATTCGAGCCGCTGACGACTAAAACGCCCGACGACCATTGGGCCGACTTCACCCGCCATTTCCTCAAGCCCCGGCCCGAACCCGCTCGCCTGGTCAAAGAAGTGTACCTCCACTTAGCACGTCAGAAGTACGACCCGATTCCGTTTTTCGCCGTCTCGATTGAACATCCTCTGCCCGGCGGCCGGATTCGCCGCGCCGGCTTGATCACCCAATCCCCCTCGATGATCCGCCAACGGATCGCCGAGGTCAGCCTGGCCTTCGGCGGCCAGGTGAGCTACCGCATCACCCGCTGGGCCAGCCGCCGCGAGGCCACCTTTGCGCTGGATCGCATGATGTTGGGGCAATAA
- a CDS encoding rhodanese-like domain-containing protein: MSADLPFRTLTPIELKRRLDGSVPLIVLDVREHSERALCKLNPPPPHMDQHLPLTAFAEGWNALRERLTQPDHQGRPIVVYCHHGVRSQRVAEFLGANGLAPVYNLQGGIDAWAVEVDPTVTRY, translated from the coding sequence ATGAGCGCCGACCTCCCGTTTCGGACCCTGACTCCCATCGAGTTGAAACGGCGGTTGGACGGTTCCGTCCCCCTGATTGTGTTGGATGTGCGCGAACACTCCGAACGGGCGCTGTGCAAGTTGAATCCCCCGCCCCCTCACATGGATCAACACCTGCCTTTGACCGCCTTCGCCGAAGGTTGGAATGCGTTGCGCGAACGTCTCACCCAGCCCGACCACCAAGGGCGGCCAATCGTGGTCTATTGTCACCACGGTGTCCGATCCCAGCGCGTGGCGGAGTTTCTAGGGGCGAACGGTCTGGCTCCAGTGTATAACCTTCAGGGAGGAATCGACGCCTGGGCCGTCGAAGTGGACCCGACCGTCACCCGCTACTGA